Part of the Ignavibacterium album JCM 16511 genome, ACAAGAGAAGTGAAAATTTCTGCTGTATTTTTTGAAATGAATGTATCCGAATCGAAGAAAAGAGGTATCGACTGGAAAATATTACTCTCTAAAGGTGACTGGAATGTTGGCGCAGAATTATTTACTCAAACAACTTCTCAGCAGCAGCAACAGACAAGACCACCGGAATTAAACATAACAAGTGAAGCATCTGGTAAAGTCGGTAGTTTCTTTGGTCAGGCAACCGCTTTATTCAGATGGTTCGAAGAACAAAGCCTTGGTGAAATTATAGCTAATCCTTCAGTAGTTGTGAGAGATAAAAATCAGGGAAGAATTCAGGTTGGTTCTGATTTCTCTGTCAGAACTAGAGACTTTGCCGGAAACACTGTTGAAAAGTTTTTCCCGACAGGAACTATCATCGAAGTTACTCCTTATATTTATAATGAGAAGGGAATTGATTATATACTTCTTAAGATACTTGTTGAAAGAAGTTCATTCTCTCTAAATGAACAAACAACGGAAATCAGGAAGACAAACGCTTCCACTCAGATTCTTATGCTCAACGGTGAAGAAACAGTTCTCGGTGGATTATTCGTAAATGAAGAAACTCAGACAAGAAATGGTATTCCTTTCCTGAAAGATTTGCCCGGTTGGTTCTTCGGATTAAGATATTTATTCGGTTCAGATCAAACCACAGTTACAAAGAAGGAGCTGGTTATATTACTGAAGGCTGAATTACTTCCTACTTTGCAGGAAAGACACAACAATCCTACTTCTGATAATCTGATTCTGAAAGAAAGAGTTGATACGAACAACAGAATTAAATACTATCAGCTCAATGGTACTGAATCGATTGAAAACAGGTAATAAAAAATGGAATCTATTCTGATAGTTGATGACGATGTAAATTTATGCAAAGTACTCAGTGAAGAACTTTCAGAAGTTGGTTATGAAGTAAATTATGTTAATAACGGTTTTGAAGCATTAGATTTTCTGAAGAAAAAATCAGTTGATCTAATGCTTCTTGACCTTAAAATGCCGGGCATTGATGGTTTTGAAGTTTTAAAAGAAATGGAATTCCGAGATCTCAAAGCAAAAGTAATTGTTCTTACAGCTTATGCAGATGTTAAAAGTGTTATCGACTCAGCTAAAATGGGTGCGAATGATTTCCTCAGCAAACCTTACGATTTTGACGAGCTATTGATTACAATCAGAAAAGTGCTCCAAAAAGAGTAGAGATAATGATACCAAATGAAAATAAGCTTTCGAATACTGCTAATAAATTTCACTGTAGTAGTTATCATTCTTCTTTCAGCCGCCACAGTTTTTTACTCTCTGATTTTTAATACACTCAACTCTCAGCAAACTAAAAATTTAATCAATTCATCAAATAGTTTTATTTATTCTTTTCAGAAATTGTTATCTGATCTTGATGAGGAACTCTTATCATTTCTTGAGAATAAAAATAAAACTGAACTTATTAATTCTCGTTCGCTGGACTTTGTTATTTCAGTTAAGGAAGATGAAAAAACGATCGGGAATATTTATTTATCTAAAAATGTTTTAATCAATCCTGATATAAAAACTATTTCTAAATTTCTGGAATCTAATCCGCTTGCAATTGTTAAAAGAAAAGAATTCGAAGGACAGACTTATATTTATGGTAAAATAATAAATGCAGCTTTTGTTGATGATATTGCACAAAGAATAAATGCAGAAGTGGCAGTAATCTGGGAAAGCTCAGCGGCAGAGCTTTCAAATCCAACTGTAAACAGAGAATATCTTTATCTTATTAACACGGCATATAATTATTTAAAGAACAAAAACAGTTTTCAGATCTACACAGAGGGAACCAAAGCTTCCGATATTCTTGCAACTTTATACAAAACAAGCTCTGATGAAGTCTTAAAGACCAATTTATCCTTTCTGATTTTTAACAAGATGGGTGAAGCGGCAACTCTTAGAGATACTTTAAAAAATGTCTTGTTCATCATCGGATTTGTTGGAATAATTATCTCACTGATTCTTTCTTATCTGCTTACAAACAAAATCCGAAGACAAATCGGTGAGCTTAGTTACGCAACAGAAGAAATCCGGAGCGGAAATTATAACACAAGAGTTCCTGTTAAAGGTAAGGATGAAGTTGCGAGATTAGGCGATGCATTTAATCTTATGCTCGATGAGATTGTAAAAAATCAGAAAGAGATGAATGACTATACAGAGTTTATAACCCTTATTAACCAAAATCCTTCACTAACAGAAATTTCGGAAGCTGCACTAAGAAAGATTATTAATACCTGCGGATTTACTGTTGGTGCAATTTACTCAGTGGATGATAGTGAGATTAGTTTTATTACTTCGTTCGGACTTGGCAATAATAAATTTTCCGGCGAGAATAATATCTTTTATAAAAAAGTTATTGAATCAAAGGAACCACTAACTATTGAATCTGAGAATTTTCTTCCGGTTGCTTCAACCGGAATTTTCGATATCAAAATCAAATATCTTCATATCAGACCGGTGATTTATTCAAACAAAGTTGTTGCTGTTTTGGAATTTGGTTCATTGAACAAACCAACCAATGATGCTATAAACTACCTTTCGAAAATTCAGGAACAACTTGCAATCGGATTAACTAATGCAAAAGCTTTTGTGCAACTTGAAAATTTTGTTAAAGAATTGAGCCGTCTGAATGAAGAAATGCAAAAGCAAAACGAACAGATTAAAGATCAGAATAAAACTTTGATTGAGCTTTCTGAACAATTGCAGGAAAAAGCAAAAGAACTTGAAGTTCAGAAACAAAAAGCTGAAGAATCAACAAAGTTAAAATCGCAATTCCTTGCAAGTATGTCGCACGAACTCAGAACACCAATGAATTCAATTCTGGGTTTGACTGAATTGATTCTTGATAAAGCTCAGCTGGATGATAAAAACCGCGAGAGACTTGAGGTAGTCTTAAAAAGTGGAAAGAGATTGATGAATCTTATAAACGATATTCTTGATTTGTCCAAGATCGAAGCCGGTAAAATGGAAATCCGTGAAGAAGAAATTCTGCTTGAAGAATTAATTGAAGATGTTGCATCCACTATTCAACCTCTTGTTTATGATAAAGGTCTTCGCTTTACAATCAATCGTAAATGCGATACTAGAATAATTATTACAACTGATAAAGGAAGAGTAACTCAGGTTTTAATTAATCTGCTCGGTAATGCAGTTAAGTTTACTGATAAAGGAAATATAGAGTTAAGCGTTGCAGTGACTGATGATAATTATCTCGTATTTTCAGTAAGTGATACTGGTATTGGAATTCCTGAAGAAGCACAAAAATTTATTTTTGAAGAATTCAGACAAGTTGACGGTTCAACAACAAGAAGATACAGCGGAACAGGATTGGGTTTAACGATTTCAAAGAAGATTATTGATTTACTCGGTGGCAAAATCTGGGTTAAAAGCATTGTCGGCAAAGGGTCAATCTTTTCTTTCACTATTCCTGTTAACTATCGGAGTGATAATCGTAATATTGCATTTGATACAGATTCACTCGAAGTTGCTAAAAGAAATACTAACAAACCAATTCTTGTAATTGATGATGATCCTGATGTTCGGTTTACAATCGGGCAATATTTAACCACAAGAGGATACGAAGTTATTTTCGCTTCTGATGCTGAAAGTGGAATTAAGCTTGCAGTTGAGAATAAACCATTTGCAATTACTCTGGATGTAATTCTTCCGGATAAAGATGGCTGGTCTGCGTTAAAAGAACTAAAAGAAAATCCAGCGACAAAAGACATTCCCGTTATTCTTGTTTCATTCGTTGGTGATAAAAGTATCGGTGTTGGATTAGGTGCTTTCGATTATCTTGTTAAGCCAATTACTGCCGATAATCTTCTTGCAGCATTTGATAAGCTTGAAGCATCTACTCAGAAAAAAATTCAGAAAATTGTAATAGTAGATGATGATGAACTTGAGTTTGAAAAATTCAAAAGAGAATTCCGGGCTGAAAATATTTCAATTGAATATATACAGGATAGCGAGTATGCTTTCAATAAAATTTCTGAAGTTCAACCGGACCTTATAATTATAGATTTACTGATGCCAAAAGTTGACGGAATCTCTCTTACACATAAACTTAAATCCAGCAGAACAACTAGAAATATTCCTATCATAATTAGCACAGCAAAAGATTTGACTGATGATGAAAAGAAATCCCTTAATTTGATAGTTGAACATATTGCAGTAAAATCTCAGGGACATCCAATGGATGTTTTGAAAATTGTTCGCGACAGAATCAAACTTCAGGAAGAATCAAAACAATTTTCTACAATTAAGCAACACATCAAGAAAGATGATTCTGAAACAATTTCAAGTCGTAAAAACATTTCGAAAGAACATGAAGAAATTTTAATTGTCGATGATGATCCTGATACACTTTTTACAATGAATGAATTAGTGCAGTCAATGGGCTATAAAACATATCTGGCAAAATCTGGTAGTGAATGTCTTAAAATGCTGGATCATATCAAACCCGATTTAATTTTGTTGGATATTATGATGCCCGGAATGGATGGTTTTCAAACACTAAAGAATATTCGGTTGAATAAAGCAATTTCCGATGTCCCGGTTTTTGCAGTAACTGCAAAAGCAATGTCCGGTGATAAAGAAGTAATACTTAAGTTTGGATTTAATGATTACATACCAAAACCAGTTAACTCAACGATAATATCATCAAAGATTATTCAACTTTTCTCAAAAGCTAAACAAAATAATTTATGAAAAGAATTTTAGTAATTGATGATTTACCAGAAAATGTTTTTATGCTTCAGGACCGATTGGAGCATGAAGGTTATGAAGTAATAACTGCATACAATGGTTCAACTGGTATTGAAAAAGCATTGACAGAATTACCTGATTTAATCTTACTTGATGTTATGATGCCCGATATTACCGGAATAGAAGTTTGCCGTCGTCTTGTAAACGATCCCAAAACTAAAGATATCCCAATTATTCTTGTTACAGCAAAATCAGGTGCAGAAGATACCAAAGAAGGACTTGAAGCCGGAGCTTTTGATTATATTAAAAAGCCATTCAACCGGGTTGAGCTTCTTGCAAGAGTTAAATCAGCTTTGAAATTATCTGAAGCACACAAGCTTCTGCTTGAAGCAGAAAAGCGTGATACTTTTATGGCAACAGTTGTAACGGCAAATCATAAAATCAAACAACCACTGACTTTATTAAGCTTATCATCAACTGCAATAAAAAGAGAATTAGAGAAAGATGAAATTTCAAAGGAGATGATTTTAAAGCGAATGAATTATATCGATATTGCAATCAAAGAAATTACGGAAGTATTAAATCAACTTAATGAAATAAGAACACCGATACTTTCGAAATATACTTCTGATATTAAGATGGTAAAGTTGGATGAGGAGCAGTCCGATGAGAATAAAAATATAATTGAATAACTTACAACAGCTCCTGAATAGTCTTTAGCATAGTTTCGAATTCATAAGGTTTCAGAAGTTTGCTTTGAATATTTACTTTTTTCAATTCCTCATCATCAAAACTTAAGCTTCCTGAAGAAAGTATAACCGGCATATTAAAATTTCTTTTTCTTAATTCTGATACGCATTGTAGTCCGTTCATTTCAGGCATATTATAATCAATTATCAGTAAATCTACTTTTATTTCTTCGGTTAGAACCTGAATAACTTCTTCAGATGATTTTACTTTAACAACATAGTAGCCATAAGTTTCAAGCATTTCTCCAAGGATATCGCTTAACATTTCTTCATCATCTGCGAGCATTATTATTTTGTTACCTGCTTTTGTTTTATCAATTTTATTCGGTTCAAACGCAGGAATGTAAACATCGAAAGTTGTCCCTTCGCCAACTTTGCTTGAAACATCGACATGACCATTGTGTGCTTTTATTATTCCGTAAGTAACATATAAGCCCAACCCTGAGCCGGTTTCCTTTTGCTTTGTTGAAAAATAAGGATCAAATATTTTTGATAAATTTTCTTCATCAATTCCAACGCCTGTATCGCTTACAGAGAGCTTTACATATTTTCCTTTATCAAACAGAGGGAAGTTAATTGAGTTCTTCTCATCAATCAGAATATTCTCTGCGGAAATTGTAATCTTACCTTTGCCTTCAATTGCTTCTCGGGCATTAACACAAAGGTTTAACAGTATCTGATAAATTTCTGTACTGTTTCCAAGAATACTATGAAGATTACTTTCAATTTTTTCTTCTATTGTGATGTTTTTAGGAAATGTTTGAATAATAACTCTTGTTAATTCGTTTAATAAGAGATTCGGATAAACAATTTCTTTTCTCTTAGGAGTTGGTTTCCCGAATGATAATAGTCCCTTTGTAAGGTCCTTAGCACGAATTGAGCAGTTCTCTATATTGTCAATTAATCTTGTTACCGATTCCGTTGAAGGCACTCTGTTCCTGAGCAGATTCAGACTTCCGAAAATACTTGATAGCAGATTATTAAAATCGTGAGCCATTCCGCTTGAAAGTTTCCCGATTGTTTCGAGTTTTTGCGCCTGTAATAATCTTGATTCTAGTGCCTGATTCAATTCACGGGTTTTAATATGACTTATTGCGAATGAAAGTATAGTCGAGAATTGTTCCACTATACTGATGTGTGATGATGAGAAAGTACTGTCTAATTTTCCAAGAATTATTTCAGACTCAAGAACATTATCAAAATAGCACGGAGCAATGCAAACTGATTCACAATTAAGGGACTGAACAATCCCATAGCCAATATTATTATGATGATTTAAAGCGAGTAAAGGTCTTCTGTTTATATCGAGCCATTTTGTGATGAAAGAAGAATTGTAACTCAAAACTTTTTCAATTTCTTCTTTTGATGAAATTACATTCTGAGGATCAAAATAGATGTACTGACGCTTATCATCTCTTTCATAAAGCACAACAATACCAAAATCGCTCTTGGTGATGTTGTATAATCTGGATAAAACTTCCTCTGAAATTAATTCAACTGATTTTTCTTTAAGAAGTAAAACTAAAATTTCCTGAAGTTCTTTCTGGAACTTCAGATTCTGAATAATCTGGTCGTTTTGAACATCACCGCTGTAATCTGACAGAGGATAAAGTTCTACAAAGAAAGAACTTTCATTATTTTTTTTTGCCTGAGAAATTGGAGTGATGATTAAATTTTTCCCGTAAGAAGGTAGAGGAACTGTAATGCTTCAAGGGAAAAGTTACAGTTGATAAAAAATAATGTGTATTAAAAGTAATCATAATTTAAGCTGCTTGTTCCAAAGTTTTCCAATAACTGGCTCTGTTTAGTTCAGCTTTTTCTAATTTTAATTCTCTTTGAGTAATTCTAATTTCTTTTCTGCCTAACAGATAATCTTCTGGTGTTAGATAATTAAGTGAAGCGTGAAGTCTTTTAGTGTTGTAGAAGTTTACGTAATCTTCGATATAAATCTTAAAGTCATCAAAGCTAACAGGTGATTTTATTCTTAAACATTCTTCGCTAATTGTTCTATGATAGCGTTCAATTTTACCGTTAGCCTGTGGATAATTAACCGATGTTTTTACGTGAGTAAATTCAGCATCTTTAATAAACTGCTTAAATTCTTTTGAGATAAACTGAGCTCCATTATCTGATATAATTCTTGGTCTGGCTAATGGAAACTTTTCCTTTGCATTTTGAACCGTAAGTTGTACATCATATTCATTCATAGTATGCCTTACCTCGTGATGAAGTGCATATCGTGAGTAACCATCAAGCACAGAAATAAGGAATAAGAATGTTCCGTTAAAGTTCAAATATTTAATATCCACGTGCCAGTGTTTATGCGGAAAATCAGGTTGCTTAAATCCCGTTGCTTTAAGATTGCTTTTCTCAGTATTCCACTTGTTTAATAGACCAGCCTTCTTTAGAATACGATAAACAGAGGATGGACTGACTGCAACGATATTTAAGTCCAGCATTTTATAAGCAACTCTGCGGTAACCGTCTTTAAGAAAATAATCACTCTCAGAATAATGTTCTCTTGCAAAGTCTTCTATTAGCTTTACTTCATCAGGCGTTAACCAATGAGTCTTTGGTATCTTTCCGTTATGATTATTGGCTGTGCCGGATCTTTTTACCCATTTGTAAAACTTAACTCTGCATAATCCGATAATTGGCAGTAGTTTTTTTACCGGTATTCCACTTCTAAATGAAAGATATGTAATCTGTTTTACTACCGAATCTCTTATTTCTGGTTCAACCCACATTTTACTTAATACCCCCCATTCAGCTTTTTTTTTAATCTTAAGTTATCCTCTACTATTTCACTTATCAAAGAATCTTTGTCCTTTAGTTTTTCTTCCAATTTACTAAGTTTTA contains:
- a CDS encoding type II secretion system protein GspD; the protein is MKTITSILIIVFVLIGDVLPQQRLEKQFKTFRNPDELVTLSQSLPFNEAIALLSKVSEMTTGKRIVSTVDSKDPIGIEIEGMPYDKALLVIVQYNGYIFEETEDVIIVKRPGEDKLKSLPEYASFDTREVKISAVFFEMNVSESKKRGIDWKILLSKGDWNVGAELFTQTTSQQQQQTRPPELNITSEASGKVGSFFGQATALFRWFEEQSLGEIIANPSVVVRDKNQGRIQVGSDFSVRTRDFAGNTVEKFFPTGTIIEVTPYIYNEKGIDYILLKILVERSSFSLNEQTTEIRKTNASTQILMLNGEETVLGGLFVNEETQTRNGIPFLKDLPGWFFGLRYLFGSDQTTVTKKELVILLKAELLPTLQERHNNPTSDNLILKERVDTNNRIKYYQLNGTESIENR
- a CDS encoding response regulator, which encodes MESILIVDDDVNLCKVLSEELSEVGYEVNYVNNGFEALDFLKKKSVDLMLLDLKMPGIDGFEVLKEMEFRDLKAKVIVLTAYADVKSVIDSAKMGANDFLSKPYDFDELLITIRKVLQKE
- a CDS encoding response regulator — protein: MKISFRILLINFTVVVIILLSAATVFYSLIFNTLNSQQTKNLINSSNSFIYSFQKLLSDLDEELLSFLENKNKTELINSRSLDFVISVKEDEKTIGNIYLSKNVLINPDIKTISKFLESNPLAIVKRKEFEGQTYIYGKIINAAFVDDIAQRINAEVAVIWESSAAELSNPTVNREYLYLINTAYNYLKNKNSFQIYTEGTKASDILATLYKTSSDEVLKTNLSFLIFNKMGEAATLRDTLKNVLFIIGFVGIIISLILSYLLTNKIRRQIGELSYATEEIRSGNYNTRVPVKGKDEVARLGDAFNLMLDEIVKNQKEMNDYTEFITLINQNPSLTEISEAALRKIINTCGFTVGAIYSVDDSEISFITSFGLGNNKFSGENNIFYKKVIESKEPLTIESENFLPVASTGIFDIKIKYLHIRPVIYSNKVVAVLEFGSLNKPTNDAINYLSKIQEQLAIGLTNAKAFVQLENFVKELSRLNEEMQKQNEQIKDQNKTLIELSEQLQEKAKELEVQKQKAEESTKLKSQFLASMSHELRTPMNSILGLTELILDKAQLDDKNRERLEVVLKSGKRLMNLINDILDLSKIEAGKMEIREEEILLEELIEDVASTIQPLVYDKGLRFTINRKCDTRIIITTDKGRVTQVLINLLGNAVKFTDKGNIELSVAVTDDNYLVFSVSDTGIGIPEEAQKFIFEEFRQVDGSTTRRYSGTGLGLTISKKIIDLLGGKIWVKSIVGKGSIFSFTIPVNYRSDNRNIAFDTDSLEVAKRNTNKPILVIDDDPDVRFTIGQYLTTRGYEVIFASDAESGIKLAVENKPFAITLDVILPDKDGWSALKELKENPATKDIPVILVSFVGDKSIGVGLGAFDYLVKPITADNLLAAFDKLEASTQKKIQKIVIVDDDELEFEKFKREFRAENISIEYIQDSEYAFNKISEVQPDLIIIDLLMPKVDGISLTHKLKSSRTTRNIPIIISTAKDLTDDEKKSLNLIVEHIAVKSQGHPMDVLKIVRDRIKLQEESKQFSTIKQHIKKDDSETISSRKNISKEHEEILIVDDDPDTLFTMNELVQSMGYKTYLAKSGSECLKMLDHIKPDLILLDIMMPGMDGFQTLKNIRLNKAISDVPVFAVTAKAMSGDKEVILKFGFNDYIPKPVNSTIISSKIIQLFSKAKQNNL
- a CDS encoding response regulator transcription factor, with product MKRILVIDDLPENVFMLQDRLEHEGYEVITAYNGSTGIEKALTELPDLILLDVMMPDITGIEVCRRLVNDPKTKDIPIILVTAKSGAEDTKEGLEAGAFDYIKKPFNRVELLARVKSALKLSEAHKLLLEAEKRDTFMATVVTANHKIKQPLTLLSLSSTAIKRELEKDEISKEMILKRMNYIDIAIKEITEVLNQLNEIRTPILSKYTSDIKMVKLDEEQSDENKNIIE
- a CDS encoding hybrid sensor histidine kinase/response regulator; the protein is MLYERDDKRQYIYFDPQNVISSKEEIEKVLSYNSSFITKWLDINRRPLLALNHHNNIGYGIVQSLNCESVCIAPCYFDNVLESEIILGKLDSTFSSSHISIVEQFSTILSFAISHIKTRELNQALESRLLQAQKLETIGKLSSGMAHDFNNLLSSIFGSLNLLRNRVPSTESVTRLIDNIENCSIRAKDLTKGLLSFGKPTPKRKEIVYPNLLLNELTRVIIQTFPKNITIEEKIESNLHSILGNSTEIYQILLNLCVNAREAIEGKGKITISAENILIDEKNSINFPLFDKGKYVKLSVSDTGVGIDEENLSKIFDPYFSTKQKETGSGLGLYVTYGIIKAHNGHVDVSSKVGEGTTFDVYIPAFEPNKIDKTKAGNKIIMLADDEEMLSDILGEMLETYGYYVVKVKSSEEVIQVLTEEIKVDLLIIDYNMPEMNGLQCVSELRKRNFNMPVILSSGSLSFDDEELKKVNIQSKLLKPYEFETMLKTIQELL
- a CDS encoding DDE-type integrase/transposase/recombinase translates to MWVEPEIRDSVVKQITYLSFRSGIPVKKLLPIIGLCRVKFYKWVKRSGTANNHNGKIPKTHWLTPDEVKLIEDFAREHYSESDYFLKDGYRRVAYKMLDLNIVAVSPSSVYRILKKAGLLNKWNTEKSNLKATGFKQPDFPHKHWHVDIKYLNFNGTFLFLISVLDGYSRYALHHEVRHTMNEYDVQLTVQNAKEKFPLARPRIISDNGAQFISKEFKQFIKDAEFTHVKTSVNYPQANGKIERYHRTISEECLRIKSPVSFDDFKIYIEDYVNFYNTKRLHASLNYLTPEDYLLGRKEIRITQRELKLEKAELNRASYWKTLEQAA